In Vidua chalybeata isolate OUT-0048 chromosome 4, bVidCha1 merged haplotype, whole genome shotgun sequence, the genomic window TATGGGTTTTCCCAGGaggctgggaaaaaataaatcccagggATTTATGAGGCACACGGGGGCCAAATACAGCTTGGATAGGGTTGGGGTCACCCAAGAGGCACAGGGGGCAGCCAGGGTGGGGTATATCGCAGTGTCCCGCCAGAAGCTGATGCTGGAGCCAAGGCCTCTGACACCTCCTTTATTGCCAGCACTAACAGAGCCCATGATGGGAAGGAGGATCCGCCCCGAGGGCCCACAGGGCCGCCATGCCAGGCCTCACTGCGGGGCCGTGTAGGTGCCCGCCAGGTGCACGGGCAGCCCGTCGCGGCAGGCCACGCGCACGTGCTGCTGCGCCTGGCGGGCGCGGTAGGCGCAGGGCGGCCGCGTGTCCCCGCCGCGCAGGCGGCACGCCGTGAGGCTCAGGGCGCTCGGGGTGCTGTGGAACCCCGTGGCGGGGTCGGGCGCCTGGGAGCAGGCGGCCACCAGGTCCGCGGCCGGGGCGTGCACGAAGGTGTTGGAGGGCTTGCAGGGCCTGCCCGGGGCCGTCACCCGCCGCCGCGCCAGCATGGTCTCGCAGTAGCGATGCGCCGCCAGCGTGGACGTCCGGGGGTTGTCCACGTGCTGCCGCAGGAACTTCTCGTAGCGGGTCTCGCCCGCCgcccctgccagtgctgccagcaccaAGGTCATGCACAGCACCCAGCCCGCCATGGCCACCTAGGGAAGGTGGGGTTAGGGCCATCTGGACCTCTGGGCCCCCGACTGGAAATCCCACCCTGAGTGCTTGGTTATTCTACAGACTCcccctcccaaatccctgggTCCCAGacaaatcccctcccagtgcagGGGGCTCATCTCTGGACAGCTGGGCTATCCGTCGATCTCGCCTGAATGCAGGGGTCCCCTAAAGTTATGCCACTGCCTCAGTCCCCCATGGAACACCCCCTACCTGCTCCTCAGACCCCTGGCTCCCCTATAGATCCACCCTGTGCCCCCACACCCAGATGCCATAAACAGCCTCCCTTCCCCACTGGATGCTTGTTCCTCACAGAGCCCTCCCACAGACCTTTTGGTCCCCTATGCACCCTTCACCCGCACCTGTGTGTGCGCCTCAGTTTCCCTTAAGGGCTCAGGGTTTCCAGGATCCCTCCCACTCCTCTGCACCTCTTTTATACtggccccagctgtgcccaatgGGCAAGGATCCAGGAGGAGGGGCAGGGTAAAGAGCAAGGTCCAGTGGATGTCTGGGCGGAGCCAGGTGTCCAGGAGGCCCCGCTCACCCTCATGGCCGCCAAGGTCATTAGGTAGTCATTAACGAACCCGTGACCGTCTGCGTGCATCCCCTTGGGTGGCCCCTGCCCACTCTGGCCTTGGCCACCTGTCCCATGAAAAGCAGGATACCTGGGTCCTTTTGGGTGGCAGGGCAAGCTGTGTGGTTCCCTGGTGGGGGGGCAGGATGTCACCATCACCACTGgggcagctggcagctgttccTACAACTCTTGAAAGATACGGCACATCCACGGCTCTTCTGCAGTGCTAAGGGGCCTATGTGTTCCTTTTCCCCGTGTCCCCTTGCAGGCAAATTCATACTCCTGGGAAGTGCCAGGatgcattttttcctcactgctACCTCCCATGCTGCTCCATTGATGCAGAGACAAGCAGAGAGCCAGGAACCAGCCTGAGCTCACCAAATACTCCTTTCCCTTGACCATCGTAATGGAGCCCCAAGGCAAGCATGTCCTCTCCAGAGGGAGAGGCATGCAGTGCCCAGGAGAGGCTGTCACGAGTGGGTGCAAGTGGTCTCCATCCTCCTCTTCAAAGACATCAGAGAGACTCTGATGGGAAGTGGCAAAGAGAGAATGAGGTCCTGGGCAGCACCTTTCCCTAAAGAGCTGTAACACGTCCAAAACTGGCCACAGTGAAGGCGCAGagggtcctgccctgggctctggtGGCATTTCTACAGCCTCTGAAGAAATCCTTCTCAAAGGTACACAGCCCCTACAGTGGGAACAGCTCAGGCACCTGGCCAAAACCTTGCAGACATGGAAGGTCAGCACAGTCTCCTGCTGACTCTCAAtaccctccctgctcctgggcatgGAAGGAGGATGGGGACTCTCACCATGACCCCTCGGACACACTCTGCTTCACACTGTCCTGGTGTGGGTGGAAAAGGGATGGCGCCCACAGGAGGAGGAACAAGCCTGGATGCTTGGCAGTGGGCTGTCTCTAGCGGGCATGGTGCAGGTACCTGTGCTGGATCCCATCCTACCTGGCAGAGCCTCAGGCATGTCCTTGccagaggctgctctgaggCTCATTGGTGAGCCACAGCCTGTGGTCAGCTCTTGTTCCAGGGGGGTTCCAACTGCTTGGCGCTGTCCTGGGCACCGCTTCTCCAtgagccatccctgcccatgcaggagggctgagtgaagcctcctcctgccctgtgcagtGGGGAGAGGAGCCATCAGCCGGGGCATTTGGGGCAGCCCAGACCACCAACTTCTGGTTATTCCCTCGGTGCCCCAGGGCCTGGGAAAGCTGCCGATTTTAGGAGCTCTCTAAACATAGTTTAGAAAGGAGATGTTATTTATTCTGCACAGGATGCAAGGTGGCGGTTTGACAAATCAAACACACCATGGGATAAAAAGTAACATCTTTTATACAGTAAAATTTACATGAGCCCGCCTGTCTAATGCATATTCCTTATCTATTGATGtatatttatttgatttatttgtaTGACGGTACTCTTACGTGATACTTGAAATACAAAGTTCTTCATTAAGCAACTTCCATTGAAGAAAATACTAGACGACATCAGTTTCGTTTACAAGAGGTGACGAGACTCAGCCTGGGGACAGGTAATTCAGCTTGAAGACATCAGAACGGGCGGGAGGCGGCACCTGCCTTTCGCCCGGGCGCAGTGGGTGCGGCGAACGCCGCGCCGGTGCCTCTGCCCGTCCGCGCAGCGGCCCCGCCCGGCCAATCGCCACTTCCGGACCGGgagcgccgggccgggcgctCCGCAGGGCTCCGGGCGGGGGCGCTCACGAGCACGGGCTGCGCCGggcctccccccgcccccccgtGCCGTTGGTTCCGTCCCGCCGTGGTTCGTcccgggcggggccgcccccgctcccggcgctgGAGGCGGCCCCGTTCTCGCAGGTCTCGCGCGAGCGCCGCTCTCGTATAATCTCGCGGGAGCGCGCGCGCCCCGCCCTTTCCGCGGCGCGGGCCGGACCATGGCGGTCGGGAAGAACAAGCGCCTCACCAAGGGCGGCAAGAAGGGCGCCAAGAAGAAAGTGTGAGCGCCGccggggcgcgggcgggcgggcggtgcCCGGGGGCGCCGGGCGGGGCGCCGCGGAGGTGGGATGCCGGGGATGCGGGGCGGATGGCGGCCGCGGCCCGGCCGGAGCAGGGCCGATGCTGTCGTGGCGTCAGGCGGGCGGGCGTGGGCCGGCGAGGCGGGAGCGGCGGAGAGGAAGGTCTTACTGCAGCCCGGTGTGGCCTGAGAAAGTCGGTTAAAAAACCTTCTTCGTTTGATTTAAGGGTCGACCCTTTCTCCAAGAAGGACTGGTACGATGTCAAAGCACCGGCGATGTTCAATATCCGAAACATCGGGAAGACGCTTGTCACCAGGACTCAAGGAACTAGTGAGTAGTTGGGGTTGGGGCAGTACAGGGGATTGTGTTTGCTCCGTGTGCTAGCTCCAAGCGCTTAAAGAACTTGTTGCATGAAAGACTGCTGAAAAATGGGGTTTGCTTGTACTGTTACGAGCTTGGAAGCTTAAAAAGTTGGGTGTTttgagtggattttttttgagtTGACCGAATTGTTCGAATAAATGAGCTTAGCTCATTTCATGCAGGAAGTTCGTATGCTGGGCTCTTGTTTGTACAAGAATGCCAGACCATGGAAGGAAGGGCCTGAAGTTTCTAATGAGCTCTCCTTGTGGTAACTTGGCAAGCTGGGAAAAGTTCAAGAAGCAAGCAGTAGTCCTGATTGTCACGGGGAGATGTGGGACAGTGCTACAGGAGACCTTAGTCCTAATAGGATTGTAACAACCAGCACATCAAGACTCTGAAATACCTGAAATTTAAAGGTTTTGGGTAAAAATTAAAGCCAGGATTGCTGACTTAATGGGAACACGGATGTATCACAGGAGGGTAAATTTGGTTTTATATCATCTGGCACACCTTAGAAAGAGGAGACCTCTGTTAGGAATGCAGAGGTAACCCTATTTTTGGAAGCTTATCCATGCAGAATGGCTAAATAGCTTTATGATACTCTGCTGGCTGCACTCAAAGTTAGGATGCTGATTGTTACTTCGAACatgtgaaacaaaaaaaaaatgagggtCACTGCCAAACGAAGTATGAACCAGCTGGTGTTGTTAAAATGGTTGTTCGTTGGAGGAGGAGCTGTGAAATTATTGTACTGGGCCGTTCATTGCTGCTTCATTTTTGCTGAGCACTTGTGGCTTTTTATGTTTAGTTTTCTCATTACTGTTGATAATTTCCAAATACTCTGTAACCCATTTATGCTTGAAACAAACCAAATTATTACACGTGGTGGAATCTGCCGTGTGCTGCTGTTCATATCCCACACCTGATACTATTGCCTTGAAAGATTCCTCCCAAAGGGAGAAATTTCCAACCTTGCTGGCTCTGTGATCACCATTAGAAAACATCAGAGAAATTTCCAACCTTGTTGGCTCTGTGATCACCATTAGAAAACATCAGAGAACGGGATTCTAGCAGGAATTCAGTATCTGATTTGAAGAATGTGCTTCTAATGTTAATCTAAGGTGTTTTATTCTGTTCCATCTCCCAGAAATTGCCTCTGATGGGCTGAAGGGCCGCGTGTTTGAAGTGAGCCTGGCTGATCTGCAGAATGATGAGGTTGCCTTCCGCAAATTTAAACTGATCACTGAGGACGTTCAGGGCAAAAACTGTCTGACCAACTTCCATGGGATGGACCTCACACGGGACAAAATGTGCTCCATGGTCAAAAAATGGCAGGTGTGTAAGAAACAAGGTCTGGTCACTGCCGGTGCctcagggagggagggaagcgCTGGTGCCTGGCAAAGGCGCGTTTGAAGCAGCGTCAGACGGCGTGGGGcgtgtggggctgggcagcctgtgctgcgTGGGTGGTAAATGTTCCGTGCTTCCTCTTTCAGACAATGATTGAA contains:
- the LOC128787216 gene encoding ribonuclease CL2-like, with amino-acid sequence MAGWVLCMTLVLAALAGAAGETRYEKFLRQHVDNPRTSTLAAHRYCETMLARRRVTAPGRPCKPSNTFVHAPAADLVAACSQAPDPATGFHSTPSALSLTACRLRGGDTRPPCAYRARQAQQHVRVACRDGLPVHLAGTYTAPQ